A genomic window from Haladaptatus caseinilyticus includes:
- a CDS encoding DUF7331 family protein: MSTTIDESATELKQTEYLDGTGRVVMIYDPENPDAWIRSCMTYPVER, encoded by the coding sequence ATGTCAACAACAATTGACGAATCAGCAACCGAACTCAAGCAAACCGAGTATCTCGACGGAACGGGTCGTGTCGTGATGATCTACGATCCCGAGAATCCTGATGCGTGGATTCGTTCCTGCATGACGTATCCCGTCGAACGTTAA
- a CDS encoding DUF7576 family protein — protein sequence MRDDAEDRNVDTRTEVTSRTGTPICSHCGSPIETTEWFPIVTETTESESVVLHSFCDETCQDAWNRS from the coding sequence ATGAGGGACGACGCAGAGGACAGGAACGTTGATACTCGAACCGAGGTCACCTCCCGAACGGGAACACCGATCTGTTCTCACTGTGGCTCCCCCATCGAGACGACGGAATGGTTTCCCATCGTCACGGAAACCACCGAAAGCGAGTCGGTCGTTCTCCACTCGTTCTGTGACGAGACGTGTCAGGACGCGTGGAATCGGTCGTAA
- a CDS encoding HalOD1 output domain-containing protein: protein MSNRDNSATTSVEDGAVSEAVIRAISQVNGVDPLDLSPLYDTIDPDALDRLFRPTISTERDIESCVQFTMAGCEITITDNQVVAAKLLSTVDT, encoded by the coding sequence ATGAGTAACCGAGACAACTCCGCCACGACATCGGTCGAAGACGGTGCGGTCAGTGAAGCGGTCATCCGTGCGATTTCACAAGTCAACGGTGTCGATCCGCTTGACCTCAGCCCCTTGTACGATACCATCGACCCCGATGCACTGGATCGCCTCTTTCGGCCGACTATCTCGACGGAGCGTGATATCGAATCGTGTGTCCAGTTTACCATGGCCGGTTGCGAAATCACGATCACCGACAATCAAGTCGTGGCCGCAAAACTGCTCTCGACGGTCGATACATGA
- a CDS encoding PAS domain S-box protein has translation MTSFPDKRASQDADGFDAVASWLCGKEQSFAPLFAAIDDTVFAFAFRPDQPLTWWSNRVTVLTDWTDSDLGSRRARDLVANTCRERFEAGVQTALGDGDTTLPVALTTTDETRIGECKLVRIAKDDLLFGIVTEESEPSERQEALVRVETIIFALDAELRFTYVNESWYESAAEWGHDGEPVSGKHIWTQFPAATDTQLYDEITTALETQQPNTFQEYLSTTDRWMQTHLYPSPDGVTVFATDITDEKERERDLERYETIVETVGDGIYALDEEFRFVSVNEAMEELTGYSRAELVGAHGSLIADDETVEEAIRQRELLLAGDIDVGKYEITIRTADDDPVPVEVRFTSLPVENGGFEGTVGVMRDISDRVERDRRLQIERDRVAALFENTGDPMVYCEYDGDVPLIRSVNAAFEDCFGVISSEVWGTPIDDVVVPSEFTEEAAEINRRTRTGEYLENEVRRKAADGMRDFLLRSVPIRPGESGERSYGVYTDITDRKERERDLERYETIVETVGDGIYTTDEGSRFTAVNDALVSLTGYSRDELLGSTPALVLDEGTLTKTTAMRERLLNGTSEMESATIDLCAADGESIPVELRFKPLPTDDEGRGHGTVGVVRDITERVERQRALRENEERLRTVVENVPVILFAIDSDGAFTLSEGRGLSAFDATAGEAVGDSIFDWLAEYPDAVADIRRALAGETFDVVHKMDEFYFETWYQPVWDGDEVTGVIGVSMDVTSRTRHEQALTALHTGTREMLEADSTEAIAQITAEVGASILDLPGVVVYMFDEETNELRPVAHSDDVPELVGEPTPFEAGESIAWQVFVTGEIKVFDDVRESEHVYNSNTRLRSGLYVPLGTHGVFISVDDTPETFESDAVELATIFAATTQAALDRVSRESSLRERELELEEQTARLERLHETTELLRDIEHVLVLAESRSDVVRDVCERFAATDRFAMAWVGTPDESASRILPEAWAGIERGYLNSVPLELEADPETIEPAVQALQSGELATVPNVADVTGATNRFQRDGWRAEALARGYQAVIGIPLEYRGHTYGVLSVYAGRADAFDELSQAVFAELGSTIAYAINAIETKRGLLTDRITELDLRVHGSDDLLQRLAATGSCHVTYEGIVAGEEGDNLFITISEGDIDAVEAYLDEVVGVENSRLVGEHDDEVLFEVTVTEPLFVSALVERGAVPESITATEDTVRAVVDLPHAMEVREFIQRLRVRYPNLELAARRDRERPVQTVQTCRAAFEKRLTDRQRQVLETAYLSGFFDSPRTTSGQDVAASLGITQPTFMNHLRTAQRKLFGQLYGIDSLDT, from the coding sequence ATGACTTCGTTCCCCGACAAACGGGCGTCGCAGGATGCGGACGGGTTCGATGCTGTGGCGTCGTGGCTGTGCGGTAAAGAGCAGTCATTTGCCCCACTGTTCGCGGCGATAGACGACACGGTGTTCGCCTTCGCCTTTCGACCCGACCAACCCCTCACGTGGTGGTCGAATCGCGTGACCGTACTGACCGACTGGACGGATTCCGACCTCGGGTCACGTCGTGCCCGCGACCTCGTCGCGAATACCTGCCGAGAGCGCTTCGAAGCGGGAGTTCAGACCGCACTCGGCGACGGCGACACGACCCTTCCCGTGGCACTTACCACGACCGACGAAACCCGTATCGGCGAGTGTAAACTCGTCCGAATCGCGAAGGACGACCTCCTCTTCGGGATCGTAACCGAAGAAAGTGAACCGAGCGAGCGGCAAGAGGCGCTGGTCCGCGTCGAAACGATAATTTTCGCGCTCGACGCGGAGTTACGATTTACATACGTGAACGAATCGTGGTACGAATCGGCGGCCGAATGGGGACACGACGGGGAACCAGTGAGTGGAAAGCACATCTGGACGCAGTTTCCGGCGGCCACCGATACGCAGTTGTACGACGAAATCACCACCGCGCTTGAAACGCAGCAACCGAACACGTTCCAAGAGTACCTCTCCACGACGGACAGGTGGATGCAGACGCATCTCTACCCCTCGCCTGACGGCGTCACGGTATTCGCAACGGATATCACGGACGAAAAGGAACGTGAACGCGACCTCGAACGCTACGAAACCATCGTCGAGACGGTCGGCGACGGTATCTATGCGCTGGACGAGGAGTTTCGGTTTGTCTCGGTCAACGAAGCGATGGAGGAGTTGACGGGGTACTCCCGCGCGGAACTCGTCGGCGCACACGGGTCGCTCATCGCGGACGACGAGACGGTCGAAGAGGCGATTCGCCAGCGAGAGCTCCTTCTCGCTGGCGATATCGACGTCGGAAAGTACGAGATCACCATCAGAACTGCCGACGACGACCCCGTTCCCGTCGAGGTTCGGTTCACCTCCCTCCCGGTCGAAAACGGGGGGTTCGAGGGAACGGTCGGTGTCATGCGCGATATCTCGGACCGAGTCGAACGTGATCGGCGACTCCAAATCGAACGCGACCGGGTTGCGGCACTGTTCGAGAATACGGGTGACCCGATGGTGTACTGCGAATACGACGGCGACGTACCGCTCATCCGGTCGGTAAACGCCGCGTTTGAGGACTGTTTCGGAGTGATCAGCAGTGAGGTGTGGGGAACCCCCATCGACGACGTCGTCGTCCCATCGGAATTCACTGAGGAAGCGGCCGAAATCAACCGGCGCACGAGGACGGGAGAGTACCTCGAAAACGAAGTTCGACGGAAGGCCGCGGACGGCATGCGCGATTTTCTGTTGCGGTCAGTGCCGATTCGTCCAGGAGAATCCGGGGAACGGTCGTACGGCGTGTACACCGATATCACCGATCGAAAAGAGCGTGAACGCGACCTCGAACGCTACGAAACCATCGTCGAGACGGTCGGCGACGGTATTTACACGACGGACGAGGGGTCCCGGTTTACCGCAGTCAACGACGCGTTGGTCTCGTTGACCGGTTATAGCCGCGACGAACTGCTCGGGAGTACGCCCGCACTGGTGCTCGACGAGGGGACGCTCACGAAAACCACGGCAATGCGCGAGCGACTACTGAACGGCACCTCCGAAATGGAGTCTGCCACGATAGATTTGTGCGCCGCGGACGGGGAATCGATTCCGGTGGAACTTCGGTTCAAACCCCTCCCGACCGACGACGAGGGACGAGGACATGGGACCGTTGGCGTCGTCCGCGATATCACGGAGCGCGTCGAACGACAGCGTGCACTCCGTGAGAACGAAGAACGGCTGAGGACGGTCGTCGAGAACGTTCCCGTTATCCTGTTTGCCATCGATTCCGATGGGGCGTTCACGTTGTCCGAAGGACGAGGATTATCGGCATTTGACGCGACTGCCGGGGAGGCAGTCGGCGACTCGATTTTCGACTGGTTGGCCGAGTATCCCGACGCCGTTGCGGACATTCGGCGAGCGCTGGCTGGCGAGACGTTCGATGTCGTCCACAAGATGGACGAGTTCTACTTCGAAACGTGGTACCAACCGGTGTGGGACGGGGACGAAGTCACAGGCGTCATCGGTGTTTCGATGGACGTTACTTCACGAACACGTCACGAACAGGCGCTCACCGCCCTCCACACTGGGACACGGGAAATGCTCGAAGCGGATTCGACCGAGGCGATCGCTCAAATCACCGCCGAGGTGGGTGCCTCGATACTTGACCTTCCCGGCGTAGTCGTCTACATGTTCGACGAGGAGACGAATGAGCTCCGTCCCGTCGCTCATTCGGACGACGTCCCGGAACTCGTCGGAGAACCGACGCCGTTCGAAGCCGGGGAAAGCATCGCGTGGCAGGTTTTTGTCACTGGTGAGATAAAAGTGTTCGACGATGTGCGGGAATCCGAACACGTCTACAATTCGAATACGCGCCTTCGAAGTGGGCTGTACGTCCCGCTCGGAACTCATGGCGTCTTCATATCCGTCGATGATACGCCGGAAACCTTCGAATCGGATGCGGTCGAACTGGCGACCATCTTCGCCGCGACCACGCAAGCCGCGCTCGACCGGGTGAGTCGAGAATCCTCGCTCCGCGAGCGGGAACTGGAACTCGAAGAGCAGACCGCACGTCTGGAGCGACTTCACGAAACGACTGAACTACTCCGCGATATCGAACACGTTCTCGTCCTCGCGGAATCCCGTTCGGACGTCGTCAGGGACGTCTGTGAACGTTTCGCTGCAACGGACCGGTTCGCGATGGCGTGGGTTGGGACGCCGGACGAATCCGCATCACGGATACTCCCCGAAGCGTGGGCCGGGATCGAACGTGGCTACCTGAACAGCGTCCCACTGGAGTTGGAAGCAGACCCTGAGACGATTGAACCCGCCGTGCAGGCACTACAGAGCGGTGAACTCGCGACCGTACCGAACGTAGCGGACGTGACGGGAGCGACAAACAGGTTCCAGCGCGATGGCTGGCGAGCAGAGGCACTCGCACGAGGGTACCAAGCAGTAATCGGCATCCCGCTGGAATATCGCGGCCATACGTACGGTGTTTTGTCCGTGTACGCTGGTCGGGCGGATGCGTTCGACGAACTCTCACAGGCGGTGTTCGCCGAACTCGGGAGCACGATCGCCTACGCCATCAACGCGATCGAAACGAAGCGTGGACTGCTTACCGATCGAATCACCGAACTCGACCTACGTGTCCACGGTTCCGATGACTTACTTCAGCGACTTGCGGCCACCGGTAGTTGTCACGTCACGTACGAAGGCATCGTCGCCGGAGAGGAGGGGGACAACTTGTTCATCACGATTTCGGAAGGTGATATAGACGCGGTCGAAGCGTACTTGGACGAGGTCGTCGGCGTCGAAAACAGTCGTCTCGTCGGCGAACACGACGACGAGGTGCTGTTCGAGGTGACCGTCACGGAACCATTGTTCGTGTCCGCCCTCGTCGAACGAGGTGCGGTCCCCGAATCGATCACGGCGACCGAAGACACCGTTCGGGCAGTCGTCGATCTCCCACATGCGATGGAAGTCAGGGAGTTTATCCAGCGACTCCGAGTGCGCTATCCGAATCTCGAACTCGCCGCACGACGCGACCGTGAACGACCGGTACAGACGGTTCAAACCTGCCGCGCCGCGTTCGAGAAACGGCTCACCGACCGTCAGCGACAGGTGTTGGAGACCGCCTATCTCAGCGGTTTTTTCGACTCGCCACGAACAACATCGGGGCAGGACGTCGCGGCCTCCCTCGGCATCACACAACCGACGTTCATGAACCATCTCAGAACGGCACAGCGAAAGTTGTTCGGACAGCTCTACGGTATTGACTCGCTAGATACCTAG
- a CDS encoding S8 family peptidase → MPNLNRRTFVKSVGAGAVALASMGVASAADGRDQFVVTVGGKGARKRLERSGADVQDSVADGRVLLVAAAEKSTIQRVSGVKHVESNLGYRAVGPKLQSTEESTDEEYADIQWDKHADTTGAFQAHDTATGDGRTVAIIDTGIDTAHPDLRNRVERGRLFRADGASSPDGGPAVDGDTTIDARLPPSGEEIESYTYLGAPAIRSQMAADDVHSHGSHCAGIATAKHDDTSAGEDFGIVGMAPDADVVPLRVFYWKRLDDYQYDTDGDGEDESVTVTTLWTTDFDILSAIDYAGTIGADAANMSLGGGVIKGSAHKDGEHVGYQKVIQSAVQRGTVVTTSAGNASSDLQHEGYYTLPNSVPGSISVSATGPNNERVFYSNYGTSDIDVGAPGGGYETLEKTLASDTEWPYPLNLVYSTVPPDLNDGTAYAWYAGTSMAAPQVAGLVALVREVNPDLNAKQVQSIIENTARYSNGKGDADTGAGIIYAPDAVEEADHRK, encoded by the coding sequence ATGCCAAACCTTAACAGAAGAACGTTCGTAAAAAGCGTCGGTGCCGGAGCCGTCGCGTTGGCCTCGATGGGCGTCGCGAGCGCGGCGGACGGCCGCGACCAGTTCGTCGTTACTGTCGGGGGGAAGGGTGCTCGAAAACGACTCGAACGGTCGGGCGCGGATGTACAAGACAGCGTCGCCGACGGTCGCGTCCTGCTCGTGGCGGCGGCCGAAAAGTCCACGATTCAGCGCGTCAGCGGCGTCAAGCACGTCGAATCCAACCTCGGTTATCGGGCGGTCGGGCCCAAACTGCAATCGACCGAGGAATCGACCGACGAGGAGTATGCGGACATCCAGTGGGACAAACACGCTGACACCACCGGTGCCTTCCAAGCCCACGATACCGCGACAGGTGACGGTCGAACCGTCGCCATCATCGACACCGGCATCGACACTGCCCATCCCGACCTGCGAAACCGGGTCGAACGAGGACGACTATTCCGTGCAGATGGGGCGTCGAGTCCCGATGGCGGCCCGGCGGTCGACGGCGATACGACGATCGACGCCAGACTGCCACCCAGTGGCGAAGAGATAGAATCGTACACCTATCTCGGTGCCCCCGCCATCCGGTCTCAGATGGCGGCAGACGACGTTCACTCCCACGGCAGCCATTGTGCCGGTATCGCCACGGCAAAACACGATGACACGTCCGCGGGCGAAGACTTCGGTATCGTGGGTATGGCACCCGACGCCGACGTGGTTCCACTGCGGGTGTTCTATTGGAAGCGGTTGGACGACTATCAGTACGATACGGACGGCGATGGTGAGGACGAAAGCGTCACCGTAACGACGCTGTGGACGACCGATTTCGATATTCTAAGTGCCATCGACTACGCGGGGACCATCGGTGCGGACGCTGCGAACATGAGCCTCGGCGGTGGCGTTATCAAGGGCAGTGCACACAAAGACGGCGAGCACGTCGGCTACCAGAAGGTTATCCAGTCGGCAGTTCAGCGTGGAACCGTCGTCACGACCAGCGCAGGGAATGCGAGTTCCGACCTCCAACACGAGGGATACTACACCCTCCCGAACAGCGTCCCAGGGTCGATCAGCGTCTCCGCAACGGGGCCGAACAACGAACGAGTATTTTACTCGAACTACGGCACCAGCGACATCGACGTGGGCGCACCCGGAGGTGGCTACGAGACGCTCGAAAAAACGCTCGCGAGCGATACGGAGTGGCCCTACCCACTCAACCTCGTCTACTCGACCGTGCCACCGGACCTGAACGACGGCACCGCATACGCCTGGTACGCGGGCACGTCGATGGCGGCACCGCAGGTCGCTGGACTCGTTGCACTCGTCCGGGAGGTCAATCCCGACTTGAACGCAAAGCAGGTTCAGAGTATCATCGAGAACACCGCGCGGTACAGCAACGGCAAGGGCGACGCCGATACCGGGGCCGGTATCATCTACGCCCCCGACGCCGTCGAGGAAGCCGATCACCGAAAATAA
- a CDS encoding M24 family metallopeptidase gives MVQKPFDDIIRELDRADADAFVHVGDRFDDQLRYLTDFSGPDRDYAFVHVAGRSILCAPRLFGEQARREFGGDEVRTSVQQTGTTAPARAIETIREFADARRILVPGHISHRTATSLEQQFELITTDADFGRSRKTPDERTAIAGVQAAAQRGMARAETVLAETTVQGENLHWKDKPLTTERLRREVNAVLARHGVGDAGNTVIGAGPSCADLHFTGEDGIRSGETVLLDISPRGSRGYYGDLTRTFVVGDVGEWERAAYDAVRDAQDAALSTLDAGAGTPAETVHRSVSEALQSHGFDVGAVSAGMYHGTGHGVGLSLHEPPSLSSEARLEVGHVVTVEPGVYDPERGGVRIEDLVVVTESGYENLTEYPRRLRPTSGR, from the coding sequence ATGGTTCAGAAACCGTTTGACGACATCATCCGTGAACTCGACAGGGCCGACGCGGATGCGTTCGTTCACGTCGGCGACCGATTCGATGACCAGCTTCGATATCTCACCGACTTCTCCGGGCCGGACCGCGACTACGCGTTCGTCCACGTAGCCGGACGGTCGATACTCTGTGCGCCCCGATTGTTCGGTGAGCAAGCACGCCGTGAGTTCGGCGGTGACGAGGTACGAACGAGTGTGCAACAAACAGGGACGACAGCACCGGCCCGAGCCATCGAAACGATTCGGGAGTTCGCCGATGCCCGGCGAATTCTCGTCCCCGGCCACATATCCCACCGGACGGCGACGTCGCTAGAACAGCAGTTCGAACTCATCACGACGGACGCCGATTTCGGTCGTTCGCGGAAAACGCCGGACGAGCGTACCGCAATCGCCGGGGTTCAGGCCGCCGCACAGCGGGGAATGGCCCGTGCAGAAACCGTCCTCGCCGAAACGACGGTTCAGGGCGAAAACCTTCACTGGAAGGACAAACCGCTCACCACGGAACGTCTGCGACGGGAGGTCAACGCCGTCCTTGCACGCCACGGCGTTGGTGACGCCGGAAACACCGTCATCGGTGCTGGGCCGAGTTGTGCGGACCTCCACTTTACGGGCGAAGACGGGATCCGTTCCGGGGAGACGGTGTTGCTCGACATCTCCCCACGCGGTTCGCGTGGCTACTACGGTGACCTCACTCGAACGTTCGTCGTCGGTGATGTCGGCGAGTGGGAACGCGCCGCCTATGACGCCGTTCGAGATGCACAGGACGCCGCCCTCTCGACGCTCGATGCAGGGGCAGGAACCCCCGCCGAGACGGTTCACCGGAGCGTCTCGGAAGCGCTCCAAAGTCATGGGTTCGATGTCGGAGCCGTTTCGGCCGGGATGTATCACGGAACCGGGCACGGTGTCGGACTCTCGCTTCACGAACCGCCATCCCTGTCGAGCGAGGCGCGACTCGAAGTCGGACACGTCGTCACTGTCGAACCGGGGGTTTACGACCCGGAACGCGGCGGCGTTCGAATCGAAGACCTCGTCGTCGTCACGGAATCGGGCTACGAAAACCTCACCGAGTATCCTCGGCGACTTCGACCGACATCGGGTCGATAG
- a CDS encoding GMC oxidoreductase codes for MQSSMRMGTVLDSNAEAKNVKRLFVADHSALANGLGGPNPTNSGQALALRTADRIADSYF; via the coding sequence ATGCAGTCATCGATGCGCATGGGCACGGTCCTCGATTCGAACGCCGAAGCGAAGAACGTAAAGCGCCTGTTCGTCGCCGACCACTCGGCGCTGGCGAACGGTCTGGGGGGCCCGAATCCGACGAACAGTGGGCAGGCACTCGCCCTGCGAACTGCCGACCGAATCGCGGACAGCTACTTCTAA
- the mutS gene encoding DNA mismatch repair protein MutS produces the protein MSPVSEGGIVGEFFSLKESSDADVLTMQVGDFYEFFADDAELVGDVLDLNVSQKSSHGSSYPMAGVPLSEITPYMKQLVERGYRVAIADQYESENGHAREITRVVTPGTLLETTSADARYLAGIVRVDEGYGLAFADVTTGRFLVSSVFGPDADSKALTELYRFDPAEVLPGPELRNDDSFLERVRERTDASLSLHDANAFAPGKAKHVTREQFGAETISSLGLDSDDGGEVRAAGAVLSYVEETGAGVLGSMTRLQSYHADDHVELDATTQRNLELTETMHGDRNGSLFETVDHTKTSAGRRLLKEWLQRPRRSAELLRERQSNVSAFAESALAREEIRDTLSDAYDLERLASKATSGSADADDLLRVRDSLAVLPAVADSITNAPSLSSSPLAELVGRPDGAQSERLRKELAEALADDPPKTVTQGGLFRRGYDKELDEIIDQHEENLEWFDSLASREKSRTGISHLQVDRNKTDGYYLQVGKSDTDKVPEEYEAIKTLKNSERYVTDELREREREILRLEERRGELEYDLFEQLRARTANHAELMQDVGRTLAELDTLASLAVHAVENGWIRPELADSGLDIQQGRHPVVEQTTEFVPNDVQMDDEREFLIVTGPNMSGKSTYMRQVALITLLAQVGSFVPADEARVGLVDGIFTRVGALDELAQGRSTFMVEMQELSNILHSASEDSLVILDEVGRGTATYDGISIAWAATEYLHNEVRANTLFATHYHELTTLADHLPRVSNVHVAADERDGDVTFLRTVRDGPTNRSYGIHVADLAGVPVPVVERSRDVLDRLRQEKAIEAKGGASNEPVQAVFDLGCGEFQQGERDSGAGTGGDEASENGSDEAKFDPETEAVLSELSGVEVADVSPIELMSKVQEWQKRLESD, from the coding sequence GTGTCTCCCGTGAGCGAGGGCGGCATCGTCGGGGAGTTTTTCTCACTGAAGGAGAGCTCCGATGCGGATGTGCTGACGATGCAAGTCGGCGACTTCTACGAATTTTTCGCCGACGACGCGGAACTGGTCGGCGACGTACTCGATTTGAACGTCTCGCAGAAGTCGAGTCACGGCAGTAGCTATCCGATGGCGGGAGTCCCGCTGTCGGAGATAACGCCGTACATGAAACAACTCGTCGAACGCGGTTATCGGGTGGCAATCGCCGACCAGTACGAGTCGGAAAACGGCCACGCTCGCGAAATCACGCGAGTCGTGACGCCGGGCACACTGCTCGAAACGACCTCAGCGGACGCCCGATATCTCGCCGGAATCGTCCGCGTGGACGAGGGTTACGGCTTGGCCTTCGCGGACGTCACGACTGGACGATTCCTCGTCAGTTCGGTATTCGGCCCCGACGCGGATTCGAAGGCGCTGACCGAACTCTACCGGTTCGACCCCGCGGAAGTGCTACCCGGCCCCGAACTTCGCAACGACGATTCGTTCCTCGAACGGGTTCGGGAACGAACCGACGCGTCCCTCTCGCTACACGACGCGAACGCGTTCGCACCGGGAAAAGCGAAACACGTCACCCGCGAGCAGTTCGGCGCGGAAACGATATCCAGTCTCGGCTTGGATTCGGACGACGGAGGGGAAGTACGTGCCGCGGGCGCAGTGCTCTCGTATGTCGAGGAAACCGGCGCGGGCGTTCTCGGTTCGATGACGCGTCTCCAGTCCTATCACGCCGACGACCACGTCGAACTCGACGCGACGACCCAGCGAAACCTCGAACTCACGGAAACGATGCACGGCGACCGAAACGGGTCGCTGTTCGAGACGGTAGACCACACCAAGACGAGCGCGGGTCGTCGCCTGTTGAAGGAGTGGCTCCAGCGTCCACGACGGTCGGCCGAGTTGCTCCGTGAACGGCAGTCGAACGTCTCTGCGTTCGCCGAGTCGGCACTGGCTCGCGAGGAGATTCGGGACACCCTGTCGGACGCATACGACCTCGAACGGCTGGCGAGCAAAGCGACGTCGGGGAGCGCGGATGCGGACGACTTACTTCGAGTACGTGACAGCCTCGCAGTACTCCCGGCGGTTGCGGATTCGATTACGAACGCACCCTCCCTGTCGAGTTCGCCACTCGCCGAACTCGTGGGTCGCCCTGACGGCGCACAGTCGGAACGCCTACGCAAGGAGTTGGCCGAGGCGTTGGCCGACGACCCACCGAAAACCGTTACACAGGGCGGCCTGTTCCGCCGAGGCTACGACAAGGAACTGGACGAAATCATCGACCAGCACGAGGAGAACCTGGAGTGGTTCGACAGCCTCGCAAGCCGGGAGAAGTCCCGGACCGGAATCTCGCATCTGCAGGTAGACCGCAACAAGACGGACGGCTACTACCTGCAAGTCGGCAAATCGGATACGGACAAGGTTCCCGAGGAGTACGAAGCGATAAAGACCCTCAAAAACTCGGAACGCTACGTCACCGACGAACTCCGCGAGCGGGAGCGCGAAATCCTGCGGCTCGAAGAGCGACGGGGCGAACTGGAGTACGACCTGTTCGAGCAACTCAGAGCGCGAACCGCGAACCACGCGGAACTCATGCAGGACGTAGGACGGACGCTCGCCGAACTCGATACGTTGGCGAGTCTCGCGGTTCACGCCGTCGAAAACGGATGGATCCGCCCGGAACTCGCGGACTCCGGACTCGACATCCAGCAGGGTCGTCATCCCGTCGTGGAACAGACAACCGAGTTCGTCCCCAACGACGTTCAAATGGACGACGAACGCGAATTCCTCATCGTCACCGGGCCAAACATGTCGGGGAAATCGACGTACATGCGCCAAGTCGCGCTGATTACCCTCCTCGCACAGGTCGGCAGTTTCGTTCCCGCGGACGAAGCACGCGTCGGTCTGGTCGATGGTATCTTCACCCGGGTCGGCGCGCTGGACGAGTTGGCCCAAGGGCGTTCGACGTTCATGGTCGAAATGCAGGAGCTATCGAACATCCTGCATTCCGCGAGCGAGGATTCGCTCGTCATTCTGGACGAAGTCGGGCGCGGTACCGCGACCTACGACGGGATTTCGATAGCCTGGGCGGCCACGGAATACCTCCACAACGAGGTTCGCGCGAACACCCTATTTGCGACTCACTACCACGAGCTGACGACGCTGGCCGACCACCTTCCGCGAGTGTCGAACGTCCACGTCGCGGCGGACGAACGGGATGGCGATGTAACCTTCCTCAGAACCGTTCGTGACGGACCGACCAACCGAAGTTACGGGATTCACGTCGCGGACCTCGCTGGCGTACCGGTTCCGGTGGTCGAACGCTCCCGCGACGTGCTCGACAGACTGCGCCAGGAGAAGGCAATCGAAGCGAAAGGCGGCGCGTCGAACGAACCCGTGCAGGCCGTCTTCGACCTCGGGTGCGGCGAGTTCCAGCAGGGAGAACGCGATTCGGGTGCCGGAACTGGTGGTGACGAAGCGAGCGAAAACGGGAGCGACGAGGCGAAATTCGACCCGGAAACCGAGGCGGTGCTGTCCGAACTTTCCGGCGTCGAAGTCGCCGACGTGTCGCCGATCGAGTTGATGTCGAAAGTGCAAGAGTGGCAAAAACGACTCGAAAGCGATTGA